In Leptodactylus fuscus isolate aLepFus1 chromosome 2, aLepFus1.hap2, whole genome shotgun sequence, one genomic interval encodes:
- the LOC142194078 gene encoding uromodulin-like, with the protein MLSLLSSLVLLATVGTAVEAYCTPTCLADEICNNSSVCAANTTYYQSLGLNVNNVSAAVTCKGANMTISVGKNLLETLRYNPSASTLSQSNCTGAVLDILQGQRVYSLTVQTKDGVCGNTITKNSTHVTFANSILIPGQNSNGIIAAGNISIQFFCAYNITMQTSLYIAYKPVMTTQTLNSGNSGGDGTTTLAAYTSPTYTVPLEQSQQQELPVGSSLYFGMTTQFPDPAFVLRIDQCYATPTSDGSGSIRVQLIQGGCPTGNGPNIQVVENGVSKEVRFSVSSFSFQGYGSVYIFCDARLCNAASGSCSKCASAREVSQDTTQFSLGPFTVQDIDYSAGSQMGLSGSLLVGSLMCLLTHYISDIM; encoded by the exons ATGTTGTCGCTACTAAGCTCTTTGGTGCTGCTGGCTACAGTAGGGACTGCAG TAGAGGCATACTGCACCCCAACCTGTCTGGCAGATGAAATATGCAATAACTCCTCAGTTTGTGCAGCTAATACAACCTACTATCAAAGCCTGGGCCTGA ATGTGAATAATGTGAGTGCTGCAGTCACCTGTAAAGGGGCTAATATGACCATCTCAGTGGGAAAAAACTTGCTGGAGACCCTACGTTATAACCCATCTGCTTCAACTCTGTCCCAGTCCAATTGCACCGGAGCTGTACTAGACATATTACAGGGGCAGCGTGTGTACTCACTGACTGTACAAACCAAGGATGGTGTCTGTGGGAATACAATTACG AAAAATTCAACCCATGTAACTTTTGCAAATAGTATCCTCATTCCTGGACAGAACAGTAATGGAATTATTGCTGCAGGAAACATCAGCATCCAGTTCTTCTGTGCCTACAATATTACCATGCAGACTTCACTATATATAGCTTACAAACCAGTTATGAC CACACAGACTCTGAACTCAGGTAATTCTGGGGGTGATGGTACCACTACACTCGCAGCCTATACGAGCCCAACATATACTGTACCCTTGGAACAGTCACAGCAGCAAGAATTACCAGTTGGCTCAAGCCTCTATTTTGGGATGACTACACAGTTCCCGGATCCTGCTTTTGTTCTTCGAATAGATCAATGCTATGCTACCCCTACTAGCGATGGGAGTGGTTCAATAAGAGTACAACTGATTCAAGGCGG TTGTCCAACTGGAAATGGACCAAATATTCAAGTAGTTGAAAATGGAGTCTCTAAGGAAGTCAGATTTAGTGTCTCATCATTTTCCTTCCAAGGCTATGGCAGTGTCTACATATTTTGTGATGCTCGACTATGTAACGCTGCATCTGGCAGCTGTTCAAAA TGTGCATCAGCTCGTGAGGTTTCTCAGGACACTACACAATTTAGTCTTGGTCCTTTTACAGTCCAAG ATATAGATTATTCTGCCGGCAGTCAAATGG